One genomic window of Branchiostoma lanceolatum isolate klBraLanc5 chromosome 5, klBraLanc5.hap2, whole genome shotgun sequence includes the following:
- the LOC136435901 gene encoding uncharacterized protein, which yields MVNRKGKYGRRTGNTLRMGCVARKKYKNYRAEFGIYVGFSGPARITAEEGQSVLDDFSCFVDDGEISQPLCTSQWRRQWQWRNMRFGSYDVFHSMNKHKRWELPALLKDSVSDLETHAGSDYRVQVVERELVTAVTGKNRSKADVISVTDSKVSIPQKKSKRQHAYATDLIANTKPRKQGRRERRRLGIYEEEEEHDVIDDLPILKYECCYPRDTQVYPWYNEKQCNQYHCSGKQERPRTKTLKKTKHQRDKKSSHWHGCYSRADFHKLGTFFEGTEDSEAESETEEPFEARRDLPSTGEVLAALLDTTLTDTARRKQPCTERIFEKGFSVPKMASSAPISLHPKGSAIVCSQITSDITDNDTTEEDDTTTESHHKDDAEVLEVYEEKPSVQVFLTTDSLKPGELEAVGGAGYQEGRCVPRVLRLDLSDLVRSQAREGRNRTAAFTAQLLLEVGEEISIVDGNGQTEECCNTRLSLLTNGEDAVDCDSWGKSCEGRVAMTVGDIVDQTVGFLSGQLSNRPSQKVNQVHKKRRSHSLKVISEICKVKTRSMLPAEAVVSRKKQKEKEQKDTSQNAKRPTTCGICWSDICAGDIPSAFALQGCLHWFCRDCWENHVVTKVKQGLTDITCPECECSEVVDDTALMVLLPARLYRRYERRVRNVTVDSNNGLHWCRDPKCGRVVSVAFAVIRQETRLVSCPKHLAQFQPRTAGGPPEAPHTPAPVNTCVNTLLAALTPAGTYLTGPPMWAEPHWPATCQQAQEHLQELKDSKCLPVYNSFFFFFFSLLKLPSSSL from the exons ATGGTGAACAGGAAGGGAAAATATGGCCGCCGCACCGGCAACACTCTCCGCATGGGCTGCGTGGCACGCAAGAAGTACAAGAACTACCGCGCAGAGTTCGGCATCTACGTGGGCTTCTCTGGCCCTGCTAGAATCACAGCGGAGGAGGGACAGAGCGTCCTTGATGACTTCTCCTGCTTTGTAGATGACGGGGAAATCTCTCAACCGCTCTGTACTTCACAATGGAGAAGGCAATGGCAGTGGCGGAACATGCGGTTTGGTTCCTACGATGTGTTCCATTCGATGAACAAGCACAAGAGATGGGAGCTCCCCGCCCTTCTCAAAGACAGCGTGTCGGATTTGGAAACTCACGCGGGTTCCGACTACAGGGTCCAGGTGGTCGAGCGGGAGCTGGTGACCGCGGTAACGGGCAAGAACCGGAGCAAAGCCGACGTCATATCTGTCACGGACAGCAAGGTGTCTATTCCGCAGAAAAAGAGCAAGCGTCAACATGCCTATGCAACTGATCTGATCGCAAACACAAAGCCTAGAAAGCAGGGAAGAAGGGAGAGGAGGAGACTTGGAATAtatgaagaggaggaagagcATGATGTCATAGATGACCTTCCCATCCTGAAATACGAGTGCTGCTACCCCAGAGATACCCAGGTCTATCCTTGGTACAACGAAAAGCAGTGCAACCAGTATCACTGCTCTGGCAAAC AAGAAAGGCCTCGTACAAAGACTTTGAAGAAGACCAAGCATCAGCGAGACAAGAAGTCCAGCCACTGGCATGGCTGCTACAGCAGGGCAGACTTTCACAAGCTTGGTACGTTCTTCGAAGGTACGGAAGACTCTGAAGCAGAGAGCGAAACTGAGGAGCCTTTCGAAGCACGTCGGGACCTGCCTTCGACTGGAGAAGTGTTGGCTGCTCTCCTTGACACAACGTTAACAGACACTGCTAGAAGGAAGCAGCCGTGTACGGAACGCATCTTCGAGAAAGGCTTCAGCGTTCCCAAGATGGCCTCCTCTGCTCCCATCTCCTTACATCCCAAAGGCAGTGCAATTGTTTGTTCACAGATAACTTCTGACATTACAGACAATGACACTACTGAAGAGGATGACACTACAACAGAGTCCCATCACAAAGATGACGCAGAGGTTCTTGAAGTTTATGAAGAGAAGCCGTCAGTTCAAGTGTTCCTCACCACGGACAGTCTGAAGCCTGGTGAACTTGAAGCCGTGGGCGGGGCGGGGTACCAGGAGGGCCGGTGTGTTCCCAGGGTACTTAGGCTGGACTTGAGTGATCTTGTCAGGAGTCAGGCGAGAGAGGGAAGGAACAGGACGGCAGCATTTACAGCTCAACTGCTGTTGGAAGTTGGTGAAGAAATCAGCATTGTGGATGGGAATGGACAGACTGAGGAATGCTGCAATACCAG ACTCAGCCTTTTGACCAATGGAGAAGATGCTGTAGACTGTGACAGTTGGGGGAAATCCTGTGAAGGCAGAGTCGCCATGACTGTTGGGGACATTGTTGACCAAACTGTCGGCTTCCTTTCTGGTCAACTCAGCAACAG GCCAAGTCAGAAGGTCAACCAAGTACACAAGAAGCGGAGAAGCCACTCCCTGAAAGTCATCTCGGAAATCTGCAAAGTCAAGACCAGATCAATGCTACCTGCCGAGGCAGTTGTGTCTAGGAAG AAGCAGAAAGAAAAGGAGCAGAAAGACACTTCCCAGAATGCAAAGCGTCCAACCACCTGTGGGATCTGCTGGTCTGACATCTGTGCCGGAGATATCCCATCAGCCTTTGCTCTACAGGGCTGCCTACACTGGTTCTGCAGGGATTGCTGGGAAAATCACGTGGTAACGAAAGTGAAGCAAGGATTGACAGACATCACTTGCCCT GAGTGCGAGTGTTCGGAGGTCGTGGATGACACCGCCCTGATGGTACTGTTGCCGGCGAGACTGTACCGCCGGTACGAGAGAAGGGTCCGTAACGTTACGGTTGATTCTAACAACGGTCTacactggtgcagggatcctaaGTGTGGAAGAGTGGTCTCGGTCGCATTTGCTG TGATACGACAGGAAACAAGGCTGGTGTCATGCCCAAAACACCTGGCGCAGTTCCAGCCGCGTACAGCTGGCGGCCCACCTGAGGCACCTCACACCCCCGCACCTGTCAACACCTGCGTAAACACCCTCTTAGCCGCCCTGACCCCAGCAGGAACTTACCTCACTGGTCCCCCCATGTG GGCGGAGCCACACTGGCCTGCTACCTGTCAGCAAGCTCAGGAACACCTGCAGGAACTCAAGGACAGTAAGTGTCTTCCTGTCTATAatagcttcttcttcttcttcttctctctgTTGAAGCTACCATCTTCATCTTTGTAA
- the LOC136435557 gene encoding uncharacterized protein, with amino-acid sequence MTKKCPSCNHPMEKNGGCPHMSCICGTSFCWTCGQEYQLHYKNGSFSCPKKPYQLEEIEIDNLQVKNMSLYQQRWYKASLEHRKARGLTRLVQTYKQACKLARKMVLYTDVQLFYRLVEGNHEHTSDNLLSTYMELTEGAADMVMQMHLAAEFTAVLVSNTTRRVRRNSILNLWRKMTFIQDSITRILEEEKPRECPSAVQEKLEHLLHAGKECLRTLHRLTVKKN; translated from the exons ATGACAAAGAAGTGTCCATCTTGTAATCAcccaatggaaaaaaatggagGCTGTCCTCACATGAGCTGTATCTGTGGCACTAGTTTCTGCTGGACGTGTGGACAGGAGTACCAGTTGCACTACAAAAACGGATCGTTCTCATGCCCAAAGAAGCCATACCAACTTGAG GAAATAGAGATCGACAACCTGCAAGTGAAGAACATGTCGCTCTACCAGCAGAGGTGGTACAAGGCTTCCCTGGAGCACAGGAAGGCCCGGGGGCTGACAAGGCTGGTgcagacatacaaacaagcCTGCAAACTGGCCAGGAAAAtg GTGCTCTATACAGATGTCCAACTCTTCTATAGACTAGTGGAAGGGAACCATGAACACACCTCTGACAACCTCCTGTCAACATACATGGAACTGACAGAGGGCGCTGCTGACATGGTCATGCAG ATGCATCTGGCAGCAGAGTTCACAGCTGTCCTTGTGAGTAACACCACCAGGAGAGTCAGAAGAAACTCCATCTTGAATCTGTGGAGAAAAATGACATTCATTCAGGACTCCATTACCAGG ATTTTGGAGGAAGAGAAGCCCAGGGAGTGTCCTTCTGCAGTTCAGGAGAAGCTGGAGCATCTGTTGCATGCTGGGAAGGAATGTTTGCGGACTCTTCACAGACTCACCGTGAAGAAGAATTAA
- the LOC136435558 gene encoding uncharacterized protein isoform X6, giving the protein MDTDEIQVHETTPLSAVEEIELCPVEEPETSINAHQVILQQQDDDEDDTTSCSEVAAPVCQHLKHLVINRDIPIPTGDIEEDVVAPLATPEDLSSLSSVSLQSLSDSDSKDAFSESKSSVVESAKSEEEFLEDQEEEEEEPGEESTLLTEDQREESESDEKIEEQEEEDEEEEDGARGGDGETHQALNPIIIVKTPRRILRCPLCEAEALEAMARQGRIVLHADLQNGAGDPGLQNELVLRMENGNSPVYQTGREDARQLRDGVSQDNASMCSEEMSLYPIDVRVFLEDSIEALAGSIQWVDETDDEYEGYCYPVDPFAIQVLPLPGSDAARACAHYAARKTHQAMERTREVYVRGKERWGEVYVRSRERVGEAYVHSKERMGEAAVKAKDRMEWAVVGTRETMGETIVRSKEAMRKTKEAVGETMRETKEVVAEKVEHSKEVIERGVERTKEIGKKVVEALWKLMPHHALPEWLKDNEYLKGSHRPPMPSFRSCFRSMFRIHSETGNIWTHFLGCLAFIAVAIYFLVKRSSADMHSPLTEKFVCGAFFLGAVLCLGFSWIFHTVYCHSERTAKIFGRLDYSGISLMIMGSFVPWLYYTYYCSLTSPCCVSLPPQA; this is encoded by the exons ATGGATACAGATGAAATCCAAGTACACGAAACGACTCCGCTGTCCGCCGTGGAAGAGATCGAACTCTGTCCAGTCGAGGAGCCCGAGACCAGTATAAACGCACACCAGGTGATTCTACAGCAACAAGACGACGACGAAGACGATACCACCAGCTGCAGCGAAGTCGCTGCCCCAGTCTGCCAACACCTTAAACACCTTGTGATCAACAGGGACATACCCATCCCTACGGGAGACATAGAGGAAGACGTCGTCGCTCCTCTAGCCACGCCCGAAGACCTCTCGTCTTTATCCTCTGTTTCGCTACAGTCCTTGTCTGATTCTGATTCTAAGGACGCGTTCTCTGAGTCTAAGAGTTCTGTCGTCGAGTCTGCAAAGTCCGAAGAAGAATTCTTAGAAgatcaagaagaagaggaggaggaaccAGGTGAGGAGTCGACTCTTCTTACTGAAGATCAAAGggaagaaagtgaaagtgatgagAAGATTGAAGAACAGgaagaggaagatgaagaagaagaagatggtgCAAGGGGAGGTGACGGAGAGACACATCAAGCTCTTAATCCCATCATCATCGTGAAGACTCCGAGAAGGATCCTGAGGTGTCCGCTCTGCGAAGCTGAG GCGCTAGAGGCCATGGCAAGACAAGGGAGAATAGTTCTACACGCAGACCTGCAAAATGGCGCTGGGGACCCCGGACTACAAAATGAACTAGTTCTTAGAATG GAAAATGGAAATTCTCCTGTTTATCAGACTGGTAGGGAAGACGCCAGGCAACTAAGGGATGGCGTTTCGCAG GACAATGCCTCCATGTGCTCGGAAGAAATGTCTCTGTACCCAATTGACGTTCGGGTTTTTCTCGAGGACAGCATCGAGGCCCTCGCGGGAAGCATCCAATGG GTCGACGAGACTGACGACGAATACGAGGGATACTGCTATCCCGTGGACCCCTTCGCCATCCAGGTCCTCCCGCTCCCTGGTTCGGACGCGGCACGCGCCTGCGCGCACTACGCCGCCAGGAAAACGCACCAGGCCATGGAGAGGACTCGTGAAGTTTATGTCCGCGGGAAAGAGCGTTGGGGGGAGGTTTATGTCAGGTCAAGGGAAAGAGTGGGGGAAGCTTACGTACACTCGAAGGAAAGGATGGGAGAGGCGGCCGTCAAGGCCAAGGATAGGATGGAGTGGGCCGTGGTCGGCACCAGGGAAACGATGGGTGAGACCATCGTCAGGAGTAAGGAGGCCATGAGGAAGACTAAAGAGGCCGTGGGGGAAACCATGAGGGAGACCAAGGAAGTGGTGGCAGAGAAGGTGGAACACTCCAAGGAGGTGATCGAGAGAGGGGTGGAGAGGACCAAGGAGATCGGCAAGAAAGTGGTGGAGGCACTGTGGAAG tTAATGCCGCACCATGCTCTACCGGAGTGGCTGAAGGATAATGAGTACCTGAAGGGAAGTCACCGGCCGCCCATGCCATCCTTCAGGTCCTGCTTCCGCTCTATGTTCAGGATTCACTCCGAGACTGGCAACATATGGACCCACTTTCTGG GTTGCCTTGCGTTCATCGCGGTTGCCATCTACTTCCTGGTGAAGCGCTCGTCTGCGGACATGCACTCCCCACTGACGGAGAAGTTCGTGTGCGGAGCGTTTTTCCTGGGCGCGGTGCTCTGCCTGGGCTTCTCCTGGATCTTCCACACTGTCTACTGCCACTCCGAGAGGACTGCCAAGATATTTGGCAG